From a single Silene latifolia isolate original U9 population chromosome 6, ASM4854445v1, whole genome shotgun sequence genomic region:
- the LOC141585775 gene encoding uncharacterized protein LOC141585775 → MAFLAKKGKAKVADSIPTANNVVTATHDQDEEYIDVSPLETIVPFNQPIHYPGMPANVSSDMVKGIINSVMHQVSKAYSDSSPSFKLICQFCRTLQINQWLL, encoded by the coding sequence ATGGCTTTTTTGGCTAAGAAAGGCAAGGCTAAAGTTGCTGATTCCATTCCAACTGCTAATAATGTTGTTACTGCAACCCATGATCAGGATGAAGAGTATATTGATGTTTCACCATTGGAGACCATTGTGCCTTTTAACCAACCTATTCACTATCCTGGTATGCCTGCCAATGTGTCTTCAGATATGGTTAAAGGAATTATCAATTCAGTTATGCATCAAGTCTCCAAAGCATATTCTGATTCTTCTCCATCCTTTAAGCTCATCTGTCAATTTTGCAG
- the LOC141588740 gene encoding uncharacterized protein LOC141588740: MPDSSATSDRSSDQYSPFDEPLFLTQNDQPNLKLTDVLFDGTNFLQWQRDVVQALLSKNKLGFITGECSMPDKADKTYNQWIRYGQLNVLELYKLKKDVINAKQENQPLIDYYSRMKNLWESIDQMDPVPVCVCGAMSACTCQLLKKILDRETHSKLIQLLMGLNSSFEQVQTTVLSMDPLLSINRTLGLLQKIEKQKVLNDSANEASVATASYASKK, encoded by the exons ATGCCTGATTCATCTGCTACATCTGATCGTAGTTCTGATCAATACTCaccctttgatgagccattattTCTTACTCAGAATGATCAGCCAAATCTCAAGCTTACAGATGTTTTGTTCGATGGTACGAACTTCTTACAGTGGCAGCGAGATGTTGTCCAAGCTCTGCTATCAAAGAACAAGTTAGGATTCATCACAGGAGAGTGTTCAATGCCTGATAAAGCTGATAAAACTTACAATCAGTGGATCAG ATATGGTCAGTTGAATGTCTTGGAGTTGTATAAGCTGAAGAAAGATGTCATTAATGCTAAACAAGAGAATCAACCTTTGATTGATTACTATAGTAGAATGAAGAATCTCTGGGAAAGTATTGATCAAATGGATCCAGTTCCAGTTTGTGTTTGTGGGGCTATGTCAGCTTGTACTTGTCAGTTGTTGAAGAAGATCTTGGATAGAGAGACACATTCCAAGCTTATTCAGTTACTCATGGGTTTAAACTCCAGTTTTGAGCAAGTTCAGACTACTGTATTGTCTATGGATCCTCTTCTTTCCATCAATAGGACTCTTGGCTTACTTCAGAAGATTGAGAAGCAAAAGGTGTTGAATGATTCTGCTAATGAAGCTTCTGTTGCAACTGCTTCTTATGCTTCCAAGAAATGA